From the genome of Rhizobacter sp. AJA081-3:
GAACTCGAGGAGGTGTTCCACGCGCCGCTGATCGAGGCCTACGGCATGACCGAGGCCACGCACCAGATGTGCTCCAACCCGCTTCCGCCGGCGCTTCGCAAGCCGGGCACGGTCGGGCAGGCTGCCGGCCCCGAGGTGGCGATCATGTCCGAGGACGGCGCGTTGCTGGCGCGCGGCGAGACCGGAGAGATCGTCATCCGCGGACCGAACGTCACGGCCGGCTACGAGAGCAACCCGAAGGCGAATGCAGAGGCCTTCCACAACGGCTGGTTCCGCACCGGCGACCAGGGCGTGATGGATGCCGAAGGCTACGTTTCGATCACCGGCCGCCTGAAGGAGATCATCAACCGCGGCGGCGAGAAGATCAGCCCGCGCGAGGTCGACGAAATTCTCATGGACCACCCCGCGGTGGCCCAGGTGGTCTGCTTCGGCATGCCGCACCCGAAGCTCGGCGAAGAGGTCGCCGCCGTGGTGGTGCTGCGCGAAGGCCAGCAGGCCACGGAACGCGAATTGCAGGAGTTCGTGGCGCAGCGCGCCGCCGACTTCAAGGTGCCCAAGAAGGTGCTCTTCATGCCCGAGATCCCGAAGGGGGCCACGGGCAAGCTGCAGCGCATCGGGCTGGCCGCCAAGCTCGGCCTGGGCTGACCCACAGGTTCTGACCACAAGGAGACTCTCGAATGAAGACTGCACTTCCTCTCAAGGGCCTGCGGGCCGCGATGCTGGTGATTGCCGGGGCCTGCGCCAGCCTCGGCGCGGCGGCCTGGGAGCCGAGCAAGCCGATCGAGTTCATCGTGCCGGCCGGTACCGGCGGCGGGGCTGACCAGATGGCCCGCTTCATCCAGGGCGTGGCCGCGAAGAACAAGCTGACATCGCAGCCGATCGTGGTCGTCAACAAGTCGGGCGGCGCCGGTGCGGAAGGCTTCCTCGACGTGAAGGGCGACAAGGGCAACGCCCACAAGATCGTCATCACGCTGTCGAACCTGTTCACCACGCCGCTGGCCACCGGCGTGCCGTTCAACTGGCGCGACCTGACGCCCGTGCAGATGCTGGCACTCGACCAGTTCGTGCTGTGGGTCAACGAGGAGTCGCCGCACAAGACGGCGAAGGCCTACTTCGACGCCATCAAGGCCGGTACGCCGAATCAGTTCAAGATGGGCGGCACCGGCTCCAAGCAGGAAGACCAGATCATCACCGTCATGCTCGAGAAGGCGGCGGGCAAGAAGATCACCTAC
Proteins encoded in this window:
- a CDS encoding tripartite tricarboxylate transporter substrate-binding protein encodes the protein MKTALPLKGLRAAMLVIAGACASLGAAAWEPSKPIEFIVPAGTGGGADQMARFIQGVAAKNKLTSQPIVVVNKSGGAGAEGFLDVKGDKGNAHKIVITLSNLFTTPLATGVPFNWRDLTPVQMLALDQFVLWVNEESPHKTAKAYFDAIKAGTPNQFKMGGTGSKQEDQIITVMLEKAAGKKITYIPFKGGGDVAVQLVGKHIDSTVNNPIEAESHWRAGKLRALCVMDKEKLPYTAKVTASQSWADLPTCASAGIPVEYVMLRGIFMPPGVTPDQVKYYTDLIAKVRALPEWKDFMDKGAFRQTALSGQDYFDWLARNEQMHRVLMKEAGFVAN